The proteins below come from a single Malus sylvestris chromosome 3, drMalSylv7.2, whole genome shotgun sequence genomic window:
- the LOC126616573 gene encoding bifunctional protein FolD 2-like encodes MASQSDHKAAIIDGKAIAQTIRNEIAEEVRHLSQKYGKVPGLAVVIVGTRKDSQSYVSMKRKACAEVGIKSVDIDLPENVSQDDLIAKVHELNATSDVHGILVQLPLPNHINEEKVLSEISIEKDVDGFHPLNIGKLAMKGREPLFLPCTPKGCLELLSRSGISIKGKKAVVVGRSNIVGLPVSLLLLKADATVTVVHSRTPDPESFIREADIIIAAAGQAMMIKGSWIKPGAAVIDVGTNAIDDPSRKSGYRLVGDVDFQEACKVAGWVTPVPGGVGPMTVAMLLKNTLDGAKHAIAQ; translated from the exons ATGGCATCACAATCTGATCACAAGGCTGCGATAATCGATGGGAAAGCTATAGCTCAGACCATCCGAAATGAGATTGCGGAGGAAGTTCGTCATCTGTCCCAGAAATACGGCAAG GTTCCGGGACTGGCAGTGGTGATAGTTGGGACCCGGAAGGACTCCCAAAGCTATGTGAGCATGAAGCGAAAGGCGTGCGCTGAAGTTGGGATCAAATCTGTGGACATTGACCTCCCGGAGAATGTGTCCCAAGACGACCTCATTGCCAAAGTTCACGAATTGAATGCTACTTCTGATGTACATG GTATACTAGTTCAGCTCCCATTGCCAAACCATATTAATGAGGAGAAAGTGTTGAGTGAAATCAGCATCGAGAAGGATGTTGATGGCTTTCATCCTCTCAACATCGGCAAACTTGCAATGAAAGGCAGAGAACCTCTGTTCCTTCCTTGCACTCCCAAG GGATGTCTTGAACTTCTGTCGCGGAGTGGGATAAGCATAAAGGGGAAGAAAGCAGTGGTTGTTGGCAGAAGTAACATTGTTGGACTACCAGTTTCATTGCTTCTTTTGAAAGCAGATGCTACTGTTACCGTAGTCCATTCCCGCACACCTGATCCAGAGAGTTTCATTCGTGAAGCGGACATTATTATTGCTGCAGCAGGACAGGCAATGATG ATCAAGGGTAGTTGGATAAAACCCGGTGCTGCTGTCATTGATGTCGGCACAAATGCTATAGACGATCCGAGTAGAAAGTCGGGCTATAGATTGGTTGGAGATGTAGATTTCCAGGAAGCATGTAAAGTAGCCGGATGGGTAACTCCTGTTCCTGGCGGCGTTGGACCAATGACGGTGGCAATGTTGCTCAAGAACACTTTGGATGGTGCTAAGCATGCTATTGCTCAATAA
- the LOC126617471 gene encoding desiccation-related protein PCC13-62-like: MKLAVMATTSASYFSAAFVFLVALNFLSFQVMAASGHAPNDSDYLGFMLNLEYLDGEFYSYGVFGNDLDSISPNLSQGGPRPIGGQKANLDPLVTEIIKEFAYEQVGHIRAITQATGGFPRPLINISRALFSLLVDLAVGYPLLPPFDPYANTVNYLIAAQALNYDGVVGYVYINANLNTDAANRLGASLLGTKAGQNAVVRALLYERANQTVAPYNLTVANIVSRIAEFGNKVARGGLEEGIIVPITLGAENRTVTNVLSADTNSLSYARTPGEILRILYGTGNECVPGGFFPARANGQIARTCITI, translated from the exons ATGAAATTAGCAGTAATGGCTACTACTTCTGCATCTTATTTCAGTGCTgcctttgttttccttgttgctttgAATTTCCTCAGCTTTCAGGTCATGGCTGCTTCTGGTCATGCACCCAACGACAGTGACTACCTAGGGTTTATGTTGAACTTGGAATATTTGGACGGTGAGTTTTACTCATACGGTGTTTTTGGCAATGACCTCGATAGTATCTCCCCAAACTTGTCCCAAGGGGGCCCGCGTCCTATTGGTGGTCAGAAGGCCAATCTCGACCCCCTTGTGACTGAAATAATCAAGGAATTTGCTTATGAACAAGTTGGTCATATCAG AGCAATCACTCAGGCAACAGGCGGGTTCCCAAGGCCTCTTATAAACATCAGCAGAGCCCTTTTCTCACTACTTGTTGACCTAGCAGTGGGTTACCCATTGCTCCCTCCATTTGACCCTTACGCAAACACAGTCAATTATCTTATAGCAGCGCAAGCACTGAATTATGATGGTGTAGTGGGTTATGTTTACATCAATGCAAACCTCAACACCGATGCTGCTAACAGA TTGGGTGCATCGCTTTTGGGTACGAAGGCTGGACAAAATGCAGTGGTGCGTGCATTACTGTATGAGAGAGCGAATCAGACGGTGGCTCCGTACAATCTCACGGTGGCTAATATCGTCAGCCGAATTGCTGAATTTGGGAACAAGGTGGCCAGGGGTGGCCTCGAAGAAGGCATCATAGTACCCATCACGCTTGGGGCTGAGAATCGAACGGTCACGAATGTCCTATCAGCGGACACGAATTCGCTGTCCTATGCAAGGACGCCAGGAGAGATCTTGAGGATTCTGTATGGAACAGGAAATGAATGTGTGCCTGGCGGCTTTTTCCCTGCAAGAGCAAATGGCCAAATTGCAAGGACCTGCATTACTATATAA
- the LOC126614661 gene encoding putative indole-3-acetic acid-amido synthetase GH3.9 isoform X2, producing MFLYFVKAEMSTPCGLPARTVLTSYYKSSHFKCRSPDPFNNCTSPDQTIFCNDSNQSMYCQLLSGIVHRHQVLRLGAVFASAFLRAISFLERNWINFCNDIRTGQLDPLITDPECRSSMAPLISVPNPSLADEINEICSLPSWKGILCQLWPKAKYIEAVVTGSMAQYIPALEYYSDGKLPLVCTMYASSECYFGVNLKPLSDPADVSFTLLPNMGYFEFIPLRENGTRLMNIDDDEEVRNDKLVDLVQVSLGCYYELVVTTFAGLYRHRVGDVLQVTGFHNKAPQFRFICRRNVVLSIDTDKTNEEDLHKSVSVAKKLLKPFNALLVEYTSYADTSRLPGHYVMYWEIIYHGSMVDSTAPLDDKVMQECCIAVEEELDYIYRRCRAYDKSVGPLEIRVVEPGSFDALMDYFISQGGSINQYKTPRCIKSNKALKLLDSNVKACFFSPRDPKWIP from the exons ATGTTCCTCTACTTTGTGAAGGCAGAAATGTCAACACCTTGCGGCTTACCAGCTCGAACGGTACTTACCAGCTACTACAAGAGCAGCCACTTCAAGTGTCGTAGCCCTGACCCTTTCAACAATTGCACAAGTCCCGACCAGACAATTTTTTGCAATGACAGCAACCAAAGCATGTATTGCCAACTCCTATCCGGTATAGTCCACCGCCACCAAGTCCTGAGGCTTGGCGCCGTCTTTGCATCCGCCTTTCTCCGAGCCATTTCGTTCCTAGAACGAAATTGGATCAACTTTTGCAATGACATCCGTACCGGCCAATTAGACCCTTTGATCACAGACCCAGAATGCCGGTCATCAATGGCTCCCTTAATTTCTGTCCCTAACCCTAGTCTAGCCGATGAGATCAATGAAATTTGTAGCCTTCCATCATGGAAGGGAATTTTATGCCAGCTTTGGCCTAAAGCGAAGTACATTGAGGCTGTTGTCACGGGGTCTATGGCACAATATATCCCAGCTCTAGAGTACTATAGTGATGGAAAACTTCCCTTGGTTTGCACCATGTATGCTTCCTCAGAGTGCTACTTTGGCGTTAACTTGAAGCCCTTGTCTGACCCCGCTGACGTGTCGTTTACCCTTTTGCCGAATATGGGGTATTTTGAATTCATACCTTTGAGAGAGAATGGGACTCGGCTCATGAACATAGATGATGATGAGGAGGTGCGTAATGACAAACTTGTTGATTTGGTGCAAGTGAGCCTTGGCTGCTATTATGAACTGGTGGTTACCACCTTTGCTG GACTGTATCGTCATCGAGTCGGTGATGTGCTCCAAGTGACTGGATTTCACAATAAAGCACCACAATTTCGGTTCATCTGTCGGAGGAATGTTGTTCTCAGCATTGATACTGACAAAACTAATGAGGAGGACTTGCACAAGAGCGTTTCTGTAGCAAAAAAGTTGTTAAAACCCTTCAATGCTCTTCTTGTGGAATACACTAGCTACGCGGATACGTCACGTCTACCCGGCCACTACGTAATGTATTGGGAAATTATATACCATGGATCAATGGTGGACTCAACAGCCCCACTTGATGATAAGGTGATGCAAGAATGCTGCATTGCTGTCGAAGAGGAACTTGACTACATCTATCGCCGGTGCCGCGCGTATGACAAGTCCGTAGGGCCGCTTGAGATTCGGGTGGTGGAGCCTGGGTCATTCGACGCGTTGATGGACTATTTCATCAGCCAAGGGGGTTCGATCAATCAATATAAAACGCCGAGGTGCATCAAGTCGAATAAGGCGCTTAAGCTGCTTGATTCTAATGTGAAGGCATGTTTCTTTAGTCCAAGAGATCCTAAGTGGATCCCTTAG
- the LOC126614661 gene encoding putative indole-3-acetic acid-amido synthetase GH3.9 isoform X1, with protein MDGKKLEYKGEEALKEIERLTAKAGRVQLDILKEILTRNSKTEYLSKYMKGSKDVSDFKLCVPVINYKAIQPYIKRITNGEDSSLITGHPITEILCSSGTSGREPKMMPSIAEDLDRRTFLYNLIMPIMNQYVPGLDEGKAMFLYFVKAEMSTPCGLPARTVLTSYYKSSHFKCRSPDPFNNCTSPDQTIFCNDSNQSMYCQLLSGIVHRHQVLRLGAVFASAFLRAISFLERNWINFCNDIRTGQLDPLITDPECRSSMAPLISVPNPSLADEINEICSLPSWKGILCQLWPKAKYIEAVVTGSMAQYIPALEYYSDGKLPLVCTMYASSECYFGVNLKPLSDPADVSFTLLPNMGYFEFIPLRENGTRLMNIDDDEEVRNDKLVDLVQVSLGCYYELVVTTFAGLYRHRVGDVLQVTGFHNKAPQFRFICRRNVVLSIDTDKTNEEDLHKSVSVAKKLLKPFNALLVEYTSYADTSRLPGHYVMYWEIIYHGSMVDSTAPLDDKVMQECCIAVEEELDYIYRRCRAYDKSVGPLEIRVVEPGSFDALMDYFISQGGSINQYKTPRCIKSNKALKLLDSNVKACFFSPRDPKWIP; from the exons ATGGACGGGAAGAAACTGGAGTACAAAGGCGAGGAGGCATTGAAGGAGATTGAGAGGCTCACAGCCAAGGCTGGTAGAGTTCAGTTGGACATTTTGAAAGAGATCTTAACACGAAATTCGAAAACCGAGTATTTGAGTAAGTATATGAAGGGATCAAAAGATGTATCAGATTTTAAGCTATGTGTTCCTGTCATTAATTACAAGGCCATTCAGCCTTACATCAAAAGGATTACTAATGGTGAAGACTCGTCTCTCATTACTGGCCACCCCATAACTGAAATATTGTGCAG TTCAGGAACTTCAGGAAGAGAGCCCAAGATGATGCCGTCGATCGCAGAAGATCTGGATCGTAGAACCTTTCTATATAATCTCATTATGCCAATTATGAACCA GTATGTCCCTGGACTGGATGAGGGCAAGGCTATGTTCCTCTACTTTGTGAAGGCAGAAATGTCAACACCTTGCGGCTTACCAGCTCGAACGGTACTTACCAGCTACTACAAGAGCAGCCACTTCAAGTGTCGTAGCCCTGACCCTTTCAACAATTGCACAAGTCCCGACCAGACAATTTTTTGCAATGACAGCAACCAAAGCATGTATTGCCAACTCCTATCCGGTATAGTCCACCGCCACCAAGTCCTGAGGCTTGGCGCCGTCTTTGCATCCGCCTTTCTCCGAGCCATTTCGTTCCTAGAACGAAATTGGATCAACTTTTGCAATGACATCCGTACCGGCCAATTAGACCCTTTGATCACAGACCCAGAATGCCGGTCATCAATGGCTCCCTTAATTTCTGTCCCTAACCCTAGTCTAGCCGATGAGATCAATGAAATTTGTAGCCTTCCATCATGGAAGGGAATTTTATGCCAGCTTTGGCCTAAAGCGAAGTACATTGAGGCTGTTGTCACGGGGTCTATGGCACAATATATCCCAGCTCTAGAGTACTATAGTGATGGAAAACTTCCCTTGGTTTGCACCATGTATGCTTCCTCAGAGTGCTACTTTGGCGTTAACTTGAAGCCCTTGTCTGACCCCGCTGACGTGTCGTTTACCCTTTTGCCGAATATGGGGTATTTTGAATTCATACCTTTGAGAGAGAATGGGACTCGGCTCATGAACATAGATGATGATGAGGAGGTGCGTAATGACAAACTTGTTGATTTGGTGCAAGTGAGCCTTGGCTGCTATTATGAACTGGTGGTTACCACCTTTGCTG GACTGTATCGTCATCGAGTCGGTGATGTGCTCCAAGTGACTGGATTTCACAATAAAGCACCACAATTTCGGTTCATCTGTCGGAGGAATGTTGTTCTCAGCATTGATACTGACAAAACTAATGAGGAGGACTTGCACAAGAGCGTTTCTGTAGCAAAAAAGTTGTTAAAACCCTTCAATGCTCTTCTTGTGGAATACACTAGCTACGCGGATACGTCACGTCTACCCGGCCACTACGTAATGTATTGGGAAATTATATACCATGGATCAATGGTGGACTCAACAGCCCCACTTGATGATAAGGTGATGCAAGAATGCTGCATTGCTGTCGAAGAGGAACTTGACTACATCTATCGCCGGTGCCGCGCGTATGACAAGTCCGTAGGGCCGCTTGAGATTCGGGTGGTGGAGCCTGGGTCATTCGACGCGTTGATGGACTATTTCATCAGCCAAGGGGGTTCGATCAATCAATATAAAACGCCGAGGTGCATCAAGTCGAATAAGGCGCTTAAGCTGCTTGATTCTAATGTGAAGGCATGTTTCTTTAGTCCAAGAGATCCTAAGTGGATCCCTTAG